One Pelodiscus sinensis isolate JC-2024 unplaced genomic scaffold, ASM4963464v1 ctg34, whole genome shotgun sequence DNA segment encodes these proteins:
- the FOXA3 gene encoding hepatocyte nuclear factor 3-gamma, giving the protein MLGSVKMESHDLSEWNAYYSEPTEVYPSVSTMTSTLGPMNTINSYMTLNSLSSPSSINMSYPSGGLNSPSLPGLSSPTSAMGLPTVTSPVSPVLTPLGAQAPTLSSLAPYPNMSQPLAPLGYPASGISRPKEVNKSYRRTLTHAKPPYSYISLITMAIQQAPSKMLTLNEIYQWIMDLFPYYRENQQRWQNSIRHSLSFNDCFVKVARSPDKPGKGSYWALHPNSGNMFENGCYLRRQKRFKLEDKAKKPNVKPSGAQEPAPKHPERLQEGQSPNPASEGAESGHSDASHGSEEHRGLVQLDCSGVQGSSPAPKASPLAQPMNSHYFPPSIASLDLPNDLKMDPQYNFNHPFSITNLMSSEQSHKIDLKAYEQAVAYSGYGSPPAPDGKHAYETATSLSETGSYYQSLYSRSLLNAS; this is encoded by the coding sequence GTCTATCCGTCCGTGAGCACCATGACCTCCACCCTGGGGCCGATGAACACCATCAACTCCTACATGACGCTCAACTCGCTCAGTTCCCCCAGCTCCATCAACATGAGCTACCCCAGCGGAGGCCTCaacagcccttccctccccgggCTGAGCAGCCCCACCAGCGCCATGGGCCTGCCCACCGTGACGTCGCCTGTCAGCCCGGTGCTGACGCCGCTGGGGGCTCAGGCGCCCACCCTCAGCTCCCTGGCGCCCTACCCGAACATGAGCCAGCCCTTGGCCCCCCTGGGGTACCCCGCCTCAGGCATCAGCCGGCCCAAGGAGGTCAACAAATCGTACCGGCGCACGCTGACCCACGCCAAGCCCCCCTACTCCTACATCTCCCTCATCACCATGGCCATCCAGCAGGCCCCCAGCAAGATGCTGACCCTCAACGAGATCTACCAGTGGATCATGGACCTCTTCCCGTATTACCGGGAGAACCAGCAACGTTGGCAGAACAGCATCCGCCACTCGCTCTCCTTCAACGACTGCTTCGTCAAGGTGGCTCGCTCCCCGGACAAGCCGGGCAAGGGCTCctactgggccctgcaccccaactccggCAACATGTTCGAGAACGGCTGCTACCTGCGGCGCCAGAAGCGCTTCAAGCTGGAAGACAAGGCCAAGAAGCCCAACGTCAAGCCGTCCGGCGCCCAGGAGCCGGCTCCCAAACACCCTGAGCGGCTCCAGGAAGGCCAGAGCCCCAACCCAGCTTCGGAAGGGGCCGAGTCGGGCCACTCCGACGCCTCCCACGGCTCTGAGGAGCACAGGGGCCTTGTCCAGTTGGACTGCTCTGGCGTGCAAGGCTCCTCCCCGGCCCCCAAGGCCTCCCCCCTCGCCCAGCCCATGAATAGCCACTACTTCCCCCCCTCCATCGCCAGCCTGGACCTCCCGAACGACCTCAAAATGGACCCTCAGTACAATTTCAATCACCCCTTCTCCATCACCAACCTGATGTCCTCGGAGCAGAGCCACAAGATTGACCTGAAGGCCTACGAGCAGGCCGTGGCCTACAGCGGCTACGGCTCCCCGCCTGCGCCGGACGGCAAACACGCCTACGAGACGGCCACTTCGCTCAGCGAAACCGGCTCCTACTACCAGAGCCTGTACAGCCGCTCTCTGCTCAACGCCTCGTAA